In Nicotiana tabacum cultivar K326 chromosome 2, ASM71507v2, whole genome shotgun sequence, the following proteins share a genomic window:
- the LOC107776247 gene encoding G-type lectin S-receptor-like serine/threonine-protein kinase At4g27290 isoform X1, which yields MKGLPLFVCSQLLFILLTSAALDTITRDKPIRDGDTIVSAGGVYELGFFSPGNSKNRYVGIWYKKISPRTVVWVANRNIPLNDTSGMLTLKPSGTLVLVNSSNASIWSSNSSRSLKNPKARLLDSGNLVVSGRNDRDVEINLVWQSFDYPGNTLLPGMKLGRNLVTGMNWYRSPWKSADDPAPGEYADFLDSHGYPQLFVLKNSSIVYSVGPWNGIAFSGSPNSKPNMYYTFEFVINQQEIYYKYEIKNASLPTRVVIDADGVVEHLTWIERSQSWFLYLTAQFGNCDRFALCGPYASCNINNSPPCDCLRGFEPRYPNQWYAADWSSGCVRRTSLACNQDDFLKLTGIKMPDSRHSWYNQSMNLEECKKMCLTDCNCTAYSNLDVRNGGSGCLLWFGELIDIRELSHNEQDLFVRVAASELDSDRKRRRKRSTLIAVISAVLATFILSVLAWFSFQRRKRRTGSEVSNEEMELPLFDLVAVTSATNNFSSANVIGEGGFGPVYKGILPNGQEIAVKRLSKYSGQGVQELKNEIVLISKLQHRNLVKLLGCCLEGEERMLIYEFMPNTSLDYFIFDPSRNPSLPWKNRFEIAMGISRGLLYLHQDSRLRIIHRDLKTSNILLDSGMNAKISDFGLAKILGGDQVEGKTKRVIGTYGYMSPEYAVDGKYSVKSDVFSIGVIILEIVSGRRNRRFRHLEHHHNLLGHAWLLWNEGKALELMDECLEESFSESQVLRCIQVGLLCVQKLPEDRPTMASVVFWLGNEDLVLPQPKQPGFFVERNSMESTESADEGCLSNNVSLTVLEPR from the exons ATGAAAGGGCTACCTTTATTTGTTTGTTCCCAATTACTCTTCATCTTACTAACTTCTGCAGCATTAGACACGATCACTAGAGATAAACCCATTAGAGATGGTGATACAATTGTTTCAGCTGGTGGGGTTTATGAACTTGGATTTTTCAGCCCTGGAAATTCCAAGAATCGCTATGTTGGGATATGGTACAAGAAGATATCACCTAGAACTGTCGTCTGGGTTGCCAACAGAAACATTCCATTGAATGACACTTCAGGAATGTTAACACTTAAACCCAGTGGAACTCTTGTACTTGTCAACAGTTCCAATGCCTCAATTTGGTCATCAAACTCATCAAGATCCTTAAAGAATCCAAAAGCACGGCTTTTGGATTCGGGGAATCTTGTTGTTAGTGGCAGAAATGACAGAGACGTGGAGATTAATCTCGTGTGGCAGAGTTTTGACTATCCAGGAAATACTTTATTACCTGGCATGAAGCTTGGACGCAATTTGGTCACAGGCATGAATTGGTACAGATCACCATGGAAGAGCGCAGATGATCCTGCTCCTGGTGAATATGCAGACTTTCTTGATTCTCATGGGTACCCTCAATTGTTCGTGCTGAAAAATTCATCTATAGTATATAGCGTAGGGCCATGGAACGGTATTGCATTTAGTGGTAGTCCTAATTCTAAACCAAATATGTATTATACTTTCGAGTTTGTTATTAATCAGCAAGAAATTTACTACAAATACGAGATTAAGAATGCGTCCCTGCCCACCAGGGTGGTGATCGACGCGGATGGGGTTGTAGAGCACCTAACATGGATAGAGCGCAGTCAGAGCTGGTTTCTCTACTTGACAGCACAATTTGGTAACTGTGATCGTTTTGCTTTATGTGGACCTTATGCAAGCTGCAACATCAATAACTCACCTCCATGTGACTGTCTGAGAGGTTTCGAGCCTAG GTATCCGAATCAATGGTATGCAGCGGACTGGTCTAGTGGTTGTGTAAGGAGAACTTCTTTGGCTTGTAACCAAGATGATTTTCTTAAATTGACGGGTATTAAGATGCCGGATTCTAGACATTCGTGGTATAATCAGAGCATGAACCTTGAAGAATGCAAAAAAATGTGCTTGACTGATTGCAATTGTACAGCCTACTCAAATCTTGATGTTAGAAATGGTGGAAGTGGATGCTTACTATGGTTTGGTGAACTCATTGATATTAGAGAGTTGAGCCACAATGAGCAAGACCTGTTCGTGAGAGTCGCTGCTTCAGAATTAG ATTCAGACAGGAAGCGGAGGAGAAAGAGGTCAACCCTGATTGCTGTCATTTCAGCTGTACTAGCAACATTTATCCTCAGCGTTTTAGCTTGGTTTTCCttccaaagaaggaaaagaagaacag GTTCAGAAGTTTCAAATGAGGAGATGGAGTTGCCATTGTTTGATTTAGTTGCTGTTACTAGTGCCACTAATAACTTCTCTTCTGCTAATGTGATTGGTGAGGGCGGCTTTGGACCGGTTTACAAG GGTATCCTACCAAATGGACAAGAGATAGCAGTAAAGAGGCTATCAAAGTATTCTGGACAAGGCGTTCAAGAGTTAAAAAATGAAATCGTTCTCATTTCCAAGCTGCAGCACAGGAACCTTGTCAAGCTTTTGGGCTGTTGCCTTGAAGGAGAAGAAAGGATGCTAATCTATGAGTTTATGCCAAACACTAGCTTGGACTATTTCATTTTTG ATCCAAGCAGAAATCCCTCACTTCCATGGAAGAACCGCTTTGAAATTGCTATGGGAATATCTCGAGGTCTTCTTTATCTTCACCAGGACTCAAGATTAAGAATTATTCACAGAGATCTCAAAACCAGCAACATTTTATTAGATAGTGGCATGAATGCCAAAATTTCTGATTTTGGCCTTGCCAAAATTTTGGGCGGAGACCAAGTGGAAGGAAAAACAAAGAGAGTAATAGGGACATA TGGATATATGTCCCCAGAATATGCTGTTGATGGGAAATATTCAGTAAAATCAGATGTATTCAGCATCGGTGTAATCATTCTAGAAATAGTTAGCGGCAGAAGGAACAGGAGATTTCGTCATTTGGAACATCATCACAATCTTTTGGGACAT GCATGGTTACTTTGGAATGAAGGCAAAGCGTTGGAACTGATGGACGAATGTTTGGAAGAATCATTTTCAGAATCTCAAGTGTTGAGATGCATTCAGGTTGGTTTGTTGTGCGTCCAAAAACTACCAGAGGATAGGCCTACAATGGCGTCAGTAGTTTTCTGGTTGGGAAATGAGGATTTGGTTCTTCCTCAACCAAAGCAGCCTGGTTTTTTCGTAGAGAGGAATTCAATGGAATCAACAGAGTCAGCTGATGAAGGATGTCTCAGTAACAACGTGTCGTTAACAGTCCTAGAGCCAAGATAG
- the LOC107776247 gene encoding G-type lectin S-receptor-like serine/threonine-protein kinase At4g27290 isoform X2, giving the protein MKGLPLFVCSQLLFILLTSAALDTITRDKPIRDGDTIVSAGGVYELGFFSPGNSKNRYVGIWYKKISPRTVVWVANRNIPLNDTSGMLTLKPSGTLVLVNSSNASIWSSNSSRSLKNPKARLLDSGNLVVSGRNDRDVEINLVWQSFDYPGNTLLPGMKLGRNLVTGMNWYRSPWKSADDPAPGEYADFLDSHGYPQLFVLKNSSIVYSVGPWNGIAFSGSPNSKPNMYYTFEFVINQQEIYYKYEIKNASLPTRVVIDADGVVEHLTWIERSQSWFLYLTAQFGNCDRFALCGPYASCNINNSPPCDCLRGFEPRYPNQWYAADWSSGCVRRTSLACNQDDFLKLTGIKMPDSRHSWYNQSMNLEECKKMCLTDCNCTAYSNLDVRNGGSGCLLWFGELIDIRELSHNEQDLFVRVAASELDRKRRRKRSTLIAVISAVLATFILSVLAWFSFQRRKRRTGSEVSNEEMELPLFDLVAVTSATNNFSSANVIGEGGFGPVYKGILPNGQEIAVKRLSKYSGQGVQELKNEIVLISKLQHRNLVKLLGCCLEGEERMLIYEFMPNTSLDYFIFDPSRNPSLPWKNRFEIAMGISRGLLYLHQDSRLRIIHRDLKTSNILLDSGMNAKISDFGLAKILGGDQVEGKTKRVIGTYGYMSPEYAVDGKYSVKSDVFSIGVIILEIVSGRRNRRFRHLEHHHNLLGHAWLLWNEGKALELMDECLEESFSESQVLRCIQVGLLCVQKLPEDRPTMASVVFWLGNEDLVLPQPKQPGFFVERNSMESTESADEGCLSNNVSLTVLEPR; this is encoded by the exons ATGAAAGGGCTACCTTTATTTGTTTGTTCCCAATTACTCTTCATCTTACTAACTTCTGCAGCATTAGACACGATCACTAGAGATAAACCCATTAGAGATGGTGATACAATTGTTTCAGCTGGTGGGGTTTATGAACTTGGATTTTTCAGCCCTGGAAATTCCAAGAATCGCTATGTTGGGATATGGTACAAGAAGATATCACCTAGAACTGTCGTCTGGGTTGCCAACAGAAACATTCCATTGAATGACACTTCAGGAATGTTAACACTTAAACCCAGTGGAACTCTTGTACTTGTCAACAGTTCCAATGCCTCAATTTGGTCATCAAACTCATCAAGATCCTTAAAGAATCCAAAAGCACGGCTTTTGGATTCGGGGAATCTTGTTGTTAGTGGCAGAAATGACAGAGACGTGGAGATTAATCTCGTGTGGCAGAGTTTTGACTATCCAGGAAATACTTTATTACCTGGCATGAAGCTTGGACGCAATTTGGTCACAGGCATGAATTGGTACAGATCACCATGGAAGAGCGCAGATGATCCTGCTCCTGGTGAATATGCAGACTTTCTTGATTCTCATGGGTACCCTCAATTGTTCGTGCTGAAAAATTCATCTATAGTATATAGCGTAGGGCCATGGAACGGTATTGCATTTAGTGGTAGTCCTAATTCTAAACCAAATATGTATTATACTTTCGAGTTTGTTATTAATCAGCAAGAAATTTACTACAAATACGAGATTAAGAATGCGTCCCTGCCCACCAGGGTGGTGATCGACGCGGATGGGGTTGTAGAGCACCTAACATGGATAGAGCGCAGTCAGAGCTGGTTTCTCTACTTGACAGCACAATTTGGTAACTGTGATCGTTTTGCTTTATGTGGACCTTATGCAAGCTGCAACATCAATAACTCACCTCCATGTGACTGTCTGAGAGGTTTCGAGCCTAG GTATCCGAATCAATGGTATGCAGCGGACTGGTCTAGTGGTTGTGTAAGGAGAACTTCTTTGGCTTGTAACCAAGATGATTTTCTTAAATTGACGGGTATTAAGATGCCGGATTCTAGACATTCGTGGTATAATCAGAGCATGAACCTTGAAGAATGCAAAAAAATGTGCTTGACTGATTGCAATTGTACAGCCTACTCAAATCTTGATGTTAGAAATGGTGGAAGTGGATGCTTACTATGGTTTGGTGAACTCATTGATATTAGAGAGTTGAGCCACAATGAGCAAGACCTGTTCGTGAGAGTCGCTGCTTCAGAATTAG ACAGGAAGCGGAGGAGAAAGAGGTCAACCCTGATTGCTGTCATTTCAGCTGTACTAGCAACATTTATCCTCAGCGTTTTAGCTTGGTTTTCCttccaaagaaggaaaagaagaacag GTTCAGAAGTTTCAAATGAGGAGATGGAGTTGCCATTGTTTGATTTAGTTGCTGTTACTAGTGCCACTAATAACTTCTCTTCTGCTAATGTGATTGGTGAGGGCGGCTTTGGACCGGTTTACAAG GGTATCCTACCAAATGGACAAGAGATAGCAGTAAAGAGGCTATCAAAGTATTCTGGACAAGGCGTTCAAGAGTTAAAAAATGAAATCGTTCTCATTTCCAAGCTGCAGCACAGGAACCTTGTCAAGCTTTTGGGCTGTTGCCTTGAAGGAGAAGAAAGGATGCTAATCTATGAGTTTATGCCAAACACTAGCTTGGACTATTTCATTTTTG ATCCAAGCAGAAATCCCTCACTTCCATGGAAGAACCGCTTTGAAATTGCTATGGGAATATCTCGAGGTCTTCTTTATCTTCACCAGGACTCAAGATTAAGAATTATTCACAGAGATCTCAAAACCAGCAACATTTTATTAGATAGTGGCATGAATGCCAAAATTTCTGATTTTGGCCTTGCCAAAATTTTGGGCGGAGACCAAGTGGAAGGAAAAACAAAGAGAGTAATAGGGACATA TGGATATATGTCCCCAGAATATGCTGTTGATGGGAAATATTCAGTAAAATCAGATGTATTCAGCATCGGTGTAATCATTCTAGAAATAGTTAGCGGCAGAAGGAACAGGAGATTTCGTCATTTGGAACATCATCACAATCTTTTGGGACAT GCATGGTTACTTTGGAATGAAGGCAAAGCGTTGGAACTGATGGACGAATGTTTGGAAGAATCATTTTCAGAATCTCAAGTGTTGAGATGCATTCAGGTTGGTTTGTTGTGCGTCCAAAAACTACCAGAGGATAGGCCTACAATGGCGTCAGTAGTTTTCTGGTTGGGAAATGAGGATTTGGTTCTTCCTCAACCAAAGCAGCCTGGTTTTTTCGTAGAGAGGAATTCAATGGAATCAACAGAGTCAGCTGATGAAGGATGTCTCAGTAACAACGTGTCGTTAACAGTCCTAGAGCCAAGATAG
- the LOC107776247 gene encoding G-type lectin S-receptor-like serine/threonine-protein kinase At4g27290 isoform X3 — MKGLPLFVCSQLLFILLTSAALDTITRDKPIRDGDTIVSAGGVYELGFFSPGNSKNRYVGIWYKKISPRTVVWVANRNIPLNDTSGMLTLKPSGTLVLVNSSNASIWSSNSSRSLKNPKARLLDSGNLVVSGRNDRDVEINLVWQSFDYPGNTLLPGMKLGRNLVTGMNWYRSPWKSADDPAPGEYADFLDSHGYPQLFVLKNSSIVYSVGPWNGIAFSGSPNSKPNMYYTFEFVINQQEIYYKYEIKNASLPTRVVIDADGVVEHLTWIERSQSWFLYLTAQFGNCDRFALCGPYASCNINNSPPCDCLRGFEPRYPNQWYAADWSSGCVRRTSLACNQDDFLKLTGIKMPDSRHSWYNQSMNLEECKKMCLTDCNCTAYSNLDVRNGGSGCLLWFGELIDIRELSHNEQDLFVRVAASELDSDRKRRRKRSTLIAVISAVLATFILSVLAWFSFQRRKRRTGSEVSNEEMELPLFDLVAVTSATNNFSSANVIGEGGFGPVYKGILPNGQEIAVKRLSKYSGQGVQELKNEIVLISKLQHRNLVKLLGCCLEGEERMLIYEFMPNTSLDYFIFDPSRNPSLPWKNRFEIAMGISRGLLYLHQDSRLRIIHRDLKTSNILLDSGMNAKISDFGLAKILGGDQVEGKTKRVIGT, encoded by the exons ATGAAAGGGCTACCTTTATTTGTTTGTTCCCAATTACTCTTCATCTTACTAACTTCTGCAGCATTAGACACGATCACTAGAGATAAACCCATTAGAGATGGTGATACAATTGTTTCAGCTGGTGGGGTTTATGAACTTGGATTTTTCAGCCCTGGAAATTCCAAGAATCGCTATGTTGGGATATGGTACAAGAAGATATCACCTAGAACTGTCGTCTGGGTTGCCAACAGAAACATTCCATTGAATGACACTTCAGGAATGTTAACACTTAAACCCAGTGGAACTCTTGTACTTGTCAACAGTTCCAATGCCTCAATTTGGTCATCAAACTCATCAAGATCCTTAAAGAATCCAAAAGCACGGCTTTTGGATTCGGGGAATCTTGTTGTTAGTGGCAGAAATGACAGAGACGTGGAGATTAATCTCGTGTGGCAGAGTTTTGACTATCCAGGAAATACTTTATTACCTGGCATGAAGCTTGGACGCAATTTGGTCACAGGCATGAATTGGTACAGATCACCATGGAAGAGCGCAGATGATCCTGCTCCTGGTGAATATGCAGACTTTCTTGATTCTCATGGGTACCCTCAATTGTTCGTGCTGAAAAATTCATCTATAGTATATAGCGTAGGGCCATGGAACGGTATTGCATTTAGTGGTAGTCCTAATTCTAAACCAAATATGTATTATACTTTCGAGTTTGTTATTAATCAGCAAGAAATTTACTACAAATACGAGATTAAGAATGCGTCCCTGCCCACCAGGGTGGTGATCGACGCGGATGGGGTTGTAGAGCACCTAACATGGATAGAGCGCAGTCAGAGCTGGTTTCTCTACTTGACAGCACAATTTGGTAACTGTGATCGTTTTGCTTTATGTGGACCTTATGCAAGCTGCAACATCAATAACTCACCTCCATGTGACTGTCTGAGAGGTTTCGAGCCTAG GTATCCGAATCAATGGTATGCAGCGGACTGGTCTAGTGGTTGTGTAAGGAGAACTTCTTTGGCTTGTAACCAAGATGATTTTCTTAAATTGACGGGTATTAAGATGCCGGATTCTAGACATTCGTGGTATAATCAGAGCATGAACCTTGAAGAATGCAAAAAAATGTGCTTGACTGATTGCAATTGTACAGCCTACTCAAATCTTGATGTTAGAAATGGTGGAAGTGGATGCTTACTATGGTTTGGTGAACTCATTGATATTAGAGAGTTGAGCCACAATGAGCAAGACCTGTTCGTGAGAGTCGCTGCTTCAGAATTAG ATTCAGACAGGAAGCGGAGGAGAAAGAGGTCAACCCTGATTGCTGTCATTTCAGCTGTACTAGCAACATTTATCCTCAGCGTTTTAGCTTGGTTTTCCttccaaagaaggaaaagaagaacag GTTCAGAAGTTTCAAATGAGGAGATGGAGTTGCCATTGTTTGATTTAGTTGCTGTTACTAGTGCCACTAATAACTTCTCTTCTGCTAATGTGATTGGTGAGGGCGGCTTTGGACCGGTTTACAAG GGTATCCTACCAAATGGACAAGAGATAGCAGTAAAGAGGCTATCAAAGTATTCTGGACAAGGCGTTCAAGAGTTAAAAAATGAAATCGTTCTCATTTCCAAGCTGCAGCACAGGAACCTTGTCAAGCTTTTGGGCTGTTGCCTTGAAGGAGAAGAAAGGATGCTAATCTATGAGTTTATGCCAAACACTAGCTTGGACTATTTCATTTTTG ATCCAAGCAGAAATCCCTCACTTCCATGGAAGAACCGCTTTGAAATTGCTATGGGAATATCTCGAGGTCTTCTTTATCTTCACCAGGACTCAAGATTAAGAATTATTCACAGAGATCTCAAAACCAGCAACATTTTATTAGATAGTGGCATGAATGCCAAAATTTCTGATTTTGGCCTTGCCAAAATTTTGGGCGGAGACCAAGTGGAAGGAAAAACAAAGAGAGTAATAGGGACATA A